One region of Erythrolamprus reginae isolate rEryReg1 chromosome 8, rEryReg1.hap1, whole genome shotgun sequence genomic DNA includes:
- the ALDH4A1 gene encoding delta-1-pyrroline-5-carboxylate dehydrogenase, mitochondrial gives MALRLPLLRRPGSLRGLSLRWQHRASVKVVNEHVLAFKPGSPERAALQQALNDLRGKTEDIPCVVGGEKVWTADVRYQVSPFKHLHRVAKYCYADKDLLNKAIISALGARKEWDLRPIQDRAEVFFKAADILSGPKRAEILAKTMVGQAKTVIQAEIDAAAELADFFRFNAKYALELEGEQPISAPPSTNSLVYRGLEGFVAAISPFNFTAIGGNLAGAPALMGNVVLWKPSDSAMLSSYSVYQILLEAGLPPGVIQFVPAEGTTFGDTVTGSEHLAGINFTGSVPTFKRLWKQVSENLDRYRTFPRLAGECGGKNFHFVHASADVASVVSGTVRSAFEYGGQKCSACSRLYVPDSLWPHVKTGLLEEHQKIKVGDPTEDFGTFFSAVIDNKAFARIQKWLKHAKTSPNLNILAGGGCDDAVGYFIQPCIVETKDPKDPIMQEEIFGPVLSVYVYPEKQYKDILHLIDSTSPYGLTGAVFARDKAVIDEATKLLRNAAGNFYINDKSTGAVVAQQPFGGSRASGTNDKPGSAHYILRWTSPQAIKETHEPLGDWKYPYMQ, from the exons ATGGCGCTGCGGCTGCCTCTCCTTCGCCGACCGGGCTCCCTGCGCGGGCTGAG CCTGCGGTGGCAGCACCGTGCTTCAGTCAAGGTGGTCAATGAACATGTTTTGGCCTTCAAACCTGGGAGCCCTGAGCGAGCCGCTCTCCAGCAG GCTTTAAATGACTTGAGAGGCAAGACTGAAGATATTCCATGTGTCGTTGGGGGCGAGAAAGTATGGACAGCTGATGTGAGATATCAAGTGTCG CCCTTTAAGCATTTACACCGAGTGGCCAAGTACTGTTACGCTGATAAG GACTTGTTGAATAAGGCCATTATCTCTGCTTTGGGTGCCCGGAAAGAATGGGATCTCCGACCCATCCAGGACCGCGCGGAAGTCTTCTTCAAAGCTGCCGACATCCTGAGTGGGCCCAAAAGGGCTGAGATCTTAGCTAAGACCATGGTCGGACAG GCTAAAACGGTCATCCAAGCAGAAATCGATGCGGCCGCAGAGCTGGCGGACTTTTTCCGTTTCAACGCTAAATACGCCCTGGAGTTGGAAGGGGAGCAGCCCATCAGTGCCCCGCCCAGCACCAACAGCCTGGTGTATCGGGGGCTGGAG GGCTTCGTGGCGGCGATCTCCCCCTTCAACTTCACCGCCATTGGAGGGAACCTGGCGGGAGCTCCAGCACTGATG GGCAACGTGGTCCTTTGGAAACCCAGCGACTCAGCCATGCTGTCCAGTTACAGCGTCTACCAGATCCTCCTGGAAGCCGGCCTGCCTCCCGGTGTCATCCAGTTTGTCCCAGCAGAGGGCACCACATTCGGGGACACCGTGACCGGCTCAGAGCACTTGGCCGGCATCAACTTCACCGGCAGCGTCCC gaCTTTTAAGCGTCTCTGGAAACAGGTGTCTGAAAACCTCGACCGATATCGCACCTTCCCTCGGCTGGCTGGGG AATGTGGAGGGAAGAATTTCCACTTTGTCCACGCCTCGGCTGATGTGGCCAGTGTGGTGAGTGGGACGGTCCGCTCGGCCTTTGAGTACGGCGGCCAGAAGTGCTCGGCCTGTTCCCGCCTCTATGTGCCGGATTCTCTGTGGCCTCACGTCAAAACCGGGCTGTTGGAGGAGCATCAGAAGATCAAAGTGGGAGAT CCAACTGAAGATTTTGGAACATTCTTCTCTGCCGTGATTGATAACAAG GCGTTCGCCCGCATCCAGAAATGGCTCAAGCATGCCAAAACCTCACCCAACCTGAACATCCTGGCTGGAGGCGGCTGCGATGATGCGGTGGGCTATTTCATCCAGCCATGCATTGTTGAGACAAAAGACCCCAAGGATCCCATTATGCAAGAG GAAATATTTGGGCCAGTTCTGTCGGTGTACGTCTATCCAGAGAAACAGTACAAAGATATTCTCCACCTGATTGACAGCACTTCTCCGTACGGCCTCACAGGGGCGGTGTTTGCCCGGGATAA GGCCGTCATCGATGAAGCCACCAAACTCCTAAGGAACGCGGCCGGGAATTTCTACATCAACGACAAGTCCACCGGTGCAGTGGTGGCCCAACAGCCGTTTGGGGGCTCTCGTGCCTCAG GAACCAATGACAAGCCGGGCAGTGCTCATTACATCCTGCGGTGGACGTCCCCCCAGGCAATCAAGGAGACCCACGAGCCCTTGGGGGACTGGAAGTACCCTTACATGCAGTGA